Proteins encoded within one genomic window of Mycolicibacterium aubagnense:
- a CDS encoding sugar transferase, which translates to MVVLALASAQFVKLGTPDASLEFTSTYLHVFSYYSVLSLFVAVIWLAMLAAYRTRSSRIVGAGVEEYRRVFSATLATVGIIAVALMIFRPDYARGYLAVALPLGLVGLVVARTICRRVLARLRRRNKCVSSVLAVGDPRAVSNLVQSLHREWWYGYSVVGVCLTGRPAGGTFDVAGVGELPILGNESQVSDAIANASASVDAVALTTTDHLGPEGVRELSWELDKLGIDMVVSPSVIDVAGPRLTMRPVAGLPLIHVERPQYSGTKKLQKRAFDVFVALFALTVTAPLMVLSAIAIKLTSRGPVFYRSERIGLDGKPFQMTKFRTMVQGADRMVDELISLDLNESGSGVLFKIHEDPRVTLVGKYLRRYSIDELPQFFNVLRRDMSVVGPRPPLRREFDTYNEQVRRRLLVLPGITGLWQVSGRADLSWEDSVRLDLSYVENWSITNDLLIAAKTFRTIIGGSGAY; encoded by the coding sequence GTGGTCGTGTTGGCCCTGGCAAGTGCCCAGTTCGTCAAGCTCGGTACACCGGATGCGTCCCTGGAATTCACTTCGACGTACCTGCACGTCTTCTCGTACTACTCGGTGCTGTCGCTGTTCGTCGCCGTCATCTGGCTGGCGATGCTGGCCGCATACCGCACCCGTTCGTCGCGCATCGTGGGCGCCGGTGTGGAGGAGTACCGCCGGGTGTTCTCGGCGACGCTCGCCACCGTCGGCATCATCGCCGTCGCGCTGATGATCTTCCGCCCCGACTACGCCCGGGGCTACCTGGCCGTCGCGCTGCCGCTCGGCCTGGTCGGTCTGGTGGTCGCCCGGACCATCTGCCGCCGCGTCCTGGCGCGGCTGCGCCGCCGCAACAAATGTGTCTCCTCGGTGCTGGCCGTCGGTGACCCGCGCGCCGTGAGCAATCTGGTGCAGTCGCTGCACCGTGAGTGGTGGTACGGCTACTCCGTCGTCGGCGTCTGCCTCACCGGGCGCCCGGCGGGCGGGACCTTCGACGTTGCCGGGGTCGGCGAGTTGCCGATCCTCGGCAACGAGTCCCAGGTCTCCGATGCCATCGCCAACGCCAGCGCCAGCGTCGACGCCGTCGCCCTGACCACCACCGATCACCTCGGCCCCGAAGGTGTGCGGGAGTTGTCCTGGGAGCTCGACAAGCTGGGTATCGACATGGTGGTGTCCCCGAGCGTCATCGACGTCGCCGGTCCGCGGCTCACTATGCGTCCGGTCGCCGGCCTGCCGCTGATCCACGTCGAGCGTCCGCAGTACAGCGGGACCAAGAAGCTGCAGAAGCGTGCCTTCGACGTCTTCGTCGCGCTGTTCGCGCTCACGGTGACGGCGCCGCTGATGGTGCTGTCGGCCATCGCCATCAAGCTCACCAGCCGGGGCCCGGTGTTCTACCGTTCCGAGCGGATCGGCTTGGACGGCAAGCCTTTCCAGATGACGAAGTTCCGCACCATGGTGCAGGGCGCCGACCGGATGGTCGACGAGTTGATCAGCCTGGACCTCAACGAGAGCGGCAGCGGCGTGCTGTTCAAAATCCACGAGGACCCACGCGTCACGCTGGTCGGAAAGTACCTGCGGCGCTACAGCATCGACGAACTGCCGCAGTTCTTCAACGTGCTGCGCCGGGACATGAGCGTGGTCGGCCCACGGCCGCCGCTGCGCCGCGAATTCGACACCTACAACGAGCAGGTTCGCCGCCGGCTGCTGGTGCTGCCCGGGATCACCGGGCTCTGGCAGGTGAGCGGCCGGGCCGACCTGTCGTGGGAGGACTCGGTGCGGCTCGACCTGTCGTACGTCGAGAACTGGTCCATCACCAACGATCTGCTGATTGCGGCCAAGACCTTCCGCACCATCATCGGCGGTTCCGGCGCCTACTGA
- a CDS encoding YveK family protein has translation MITPTGVPRVRDYFLFVKNSWLLVLVTTIVSAAVGWVNWENAKPEYQSTASAFVRTEGSASPLDAYYGDANMLGLMETYRQLATSTQITAPIIQKLGLIESDKELAARIVILPSATAMLNVTVTGGDADQTTQIAHEVVSDLVTVGNRLALVAGTSATLVVIDDASPAERVGGVWSYVMTGAALGFALCVLAVIARALILDRVQSRRHLERVVTDASAGTSG, from the coding sequence GTGATCACCCCGACCGGTGTGCCGCGGGTGCGCGACTACTTCCTGTTCGTGAAGAACAGCTGGCTGCTGGTGCTGGTCACCACCATCGTGAGCGCGGCGGTGGGCTGGGTGAACTGGGAAAACGCCAAACCCGAGTACCAGTCGACCGCGTCGGCGTTCGTCAGGACCGAGGGCAGTGCGTCGCCGCTGGACGCCTATTACGGCGACGCCAACATGCTCGGCCTGATGGAGACCTACCGGCAGCTGGCCACCAGCACGCAGATCACCGCACCGATCATCCAGAAGCTGGGCCTCATCGAGTCCGACAAGGAACTCGCCGCCCGGATCGTCATACTGCCCAGTGCCACAGCGATGTTGAATGTCACGGTCACCGGCGGTGACGCCGACCAGACCACGCAGATCGCGCACGAGGTCGTGAGCGACCTGGTCACGGTGGGCAACCGGCTGGCCCTGGTCGCCGGTACCAGCGCGACGCTCGTCGTCATCGACGACGCCAGCCCGGCTGAACGCGTGGGCGGGGTGTGGTCCTATGTCATGACCGGAGCGGCTCTCGGTTTCGCGCTGTGCGTACTCGCGGTGATCGCGCGGGCACTCATCCTCGACCGGGTGCAGAGTCGTCGGCACCTCGAGCGGGTGGTCACCGACGCGAGCGCCGGGACGTCGGGATGA
- a CDS encoding acyltransferase family protein: MNAPTSPQVRTRARIIGLDGARGLSCLGVAVMHVTGHYSPLTAYHWKTNLVGLSLIFFYALSGFLLFLPYVRNLIEQRELPSTANFAVHRIARILPGYLVIFLLCNYLLQIVYVQNASLQPTRTEDGTGMITDPWQLIANLTLTQSYIPKYFQTGLNPSWSLTLEYAFYLSIPLLGMLLFALGRRATMRPWLIVSLGPALLIALGFIGRAFVPWMISALHLTDPTEINWGANWVAVYTKTFLTNSDTFAFGMAAAVLVVAMEHKVIREKLSRRVRLYSFLAMFPVGVVMLGLIALANPYATSALALLCALAILVIVAPLFRAERSGLAELLDTAPFRFVGKVSLSAYLWHFPLMLLLGRWGLMAGDTFPGMLRNVALVLAVTLVVSAVTYYTVEDPVMKFAKRYRTRWS, encoded by the coding sequence GTGAACGCGCCGACCTCGCCACAGGTCCGGACCCGGGCCCGCATCATCGGGCTGGACGGCGCCCGCGGACTGTCGTGCCTGGGCGTCGCCGTCATGCACGTCACCGGTCACTACTCACCCCTGACCGCCTACCACTGGAAGACCAACCTGGTCGGGCTGTCGCTGATCTTCTTCTACGCACTCAGCGGGTTCCTGCTGTTCCTGCCGTACGTGCGCAACCTGATCGAGCAGCGCGAACTGCCGAGCACCGCGAACTTCGCCGTCCACCGGATCGCCCGGATTCTGCCCGGCTACCTGGTGATCTTCCTGCTCTGCAACTACCTGCTGCAGATCGTCTACGTGCAGAACGCGTCGCTGCAGCCGACCCGCACCGAAGACGGCACCGGCATGATCACCGACCCGTGGCAGCTGATCGCCAACCTCACCCTGACCCAGTCGTACATCCCGAAGTACTTCCAGACGGGGCTGAACCCGTCGTGGTCACTGACGCTGGAATATGCCTTCTACCTGTCGATCCCGCTGCTGGGCATGCTGCTGTTCGCCCTCGGCCGGCGCGCCACGATGCGGCCGTGGCTGATCGTGTCGCTGGGGCCGGCGCTGCTGATCGCGCTCGGATTCATCGGCCGGGCCTTCGTGCCGTGGATGATCTCGGCGCTGCACCTGACTGATCCGACGGAGATCAACTGGGGCGCCAACTGGGTCGCGGTCTACACCAAGACGTTCCTGACCAACTCGGACACCTTCGCGTTCGGCATGGCCGCCGCGGTGCTGGTGGTGGCCATGGAGCACAAGGTGATTCGCGAGAAGCTCAGCCGCCGCGTCCGGCTCTACAGCTTCTTGGCGATGTTCCCGGTCGGCGTGGTGATGCTGGGCCTGATCGCCCTGGCCAACCCGTACGCGACGTCGGCCCTGGCGCTGTTGTGCGCGCTGGCAATCCTGGTGATCGTCGCGCCGCTGTTCCGCGCGGAGCGGTCCGGGCTGGCCGAGCTGCTGGACACCGCGCCGTTCCGGTTCGTCGGCAAGGTCTCGCTGTCGGCGTATCTCTGGCATTTCCCGCTGATGCTGCTGCTGGGCCGCTGGGGCCTGATGGCCGGCGACACGTTCCCCGGCATGCTGCGCAACGTGGCGCTCGTCCTGGCGGTGACACTGGTGGTGTCGGCCGTCACGTACTACACAGTGGAAGACCCCGTCATGAAGTTCGCCAAGCGGTACCGCACCAGGTGGTCCTGA
- a CDS encoding lipase family protein, with amino-acid sequence MRQVELRRTVLALAAVLVTVAACGQSGPVPPRPGDDVRPTRDLTPMFPGAEALPAPDLTDDGPGSLVELKPVKGDRSFDEAGATAARIVYRSTSGVDGRPIQVSALIAVPPGPAPKGGWPIISFGHDTTGLLPKCAPTLAPQFWGYSTGMSVYLRRGFAIALSDYQGLGIDPGSAARQHSILDTASLGNSIIDAARAIHRAVPSTSTNWGALGAGEGGLAAWAAAERNGAYGAGMNMVGAVAVNPIADLAPLADPDRTAALATADQYRLQIRMLQSLQTMQPDFDLDAHRSAKLKDQWDLLVDCAPRDVAAAQLALNQLTPNDFQAKDAAAVADLKRRLGAVALPSPAAGPNDPPVLVAFGTADTVNPPAGILTAAGAACARGQQIVMMRGVGDTGQINDQTMQNALAWLQARFDGERLSDVCVGAT; translated from the coding sequence ATGCGTCAGGTTGAGTTGCGGCGCACGGTACTGGCACTGGCTGCGGTGCTGGTCACCGTGGCTGCGTGCGGCCAGTCAGGTCCGGTGCCGCCGCGTCCGGGTGACGACGTCCGTCCCACCCGGGACCTCACCCCGATGTTCCCGGGGGCCGAGGCGCTCCCCGCGCCCGATCTCACCGATGACGGCCCGGGTTCCCTGGTCGAGTTGAAGCCCGTCAAGGGTGACCGCAGCTTCGACGAGGCAGGTGCCACCGCGGCGCGCATCGTCTACCGCTCGACCAGCGGCGTGGATGGCCGTCCGATACAGGTCAGCGCGCTGATCGCGGTGCCCCCGGGCCCGGCGCCCAAGGGCGGCTGGCCGATCATCTCCTTCGGGCACGACACCACCGGGCTGCTGCCCAAGTGCGCGCCGACCCTCGCCCCGCAGTTCTGGGGCTATTCCACAGGGATGTCGGTGTATCTGCGGCGCGGCTTCGCCATCGCCCTGTCCGACTACCAGGGGCTCGGTATCGACCCGGGTTCAGCCGCCCGGCAGCACTCCATCCTGGATACGGCCAGCCTGGGAAACAGCATCATCGATGCCGCGCGCGCGATCCATCGCGCCGTACCGTCCACCAGCACCAACTGGGGTGCGCTTGGAGCCGGTGAAGGGGGCCTGGCCGCGTGGGCCGCGGCGGAACGCAACGGGGCCTACGGCGCGGGCATGAACATGGTCGGCGCGGTGGCGGTCAACCCGATCGCCGATCTGGCGCCGCTCGCCGACCCGGACCGCACGGCCGCGCTGGCGACCGCCGATCAGTACCGGCTGCAGATTCGGATGCTGCAGAGCCTGCAGACCATGCAGCCGGACTTCGACCTCGACGCGCACCGTTCGGCGAAACTCAAGGACCAGTGGGACCTGTTGGTCGACTGCGCCCCGCGGGACGTCGCGGCCGCTCAACTGGCGCTGAACCAGTTGACGCCCAACGATTTTCAGGCCAAGGACGCCGCCGCCGTAGCGGACCTGAAGCGTCGCCTCGGCGCGGTCGCATTGCCCAGTCCGGCTGCGGGGCCGAATGATCCACCGGTGCTGGTGGCGTTCGGCACGGCCGACACGGTGAACCCGCCGGCCGGCATACTGACGGCCGCCGGGGCCGCCTGCGCCCGCGGCCAACAGATCGTGATGATGCGCGGTGTGGGGGACACCGGCCAGATCAACGACCAGACGATGCAGAACGCGCTGGCCTGGCTGCAGGCGCGGTTCGACGGGGAGCGCCTATCCGACGTCTGTGTGGGCGCGACGTGA
- a CDS encoding YdcF family protein, giving the protein MPRVELGRVIRRVIAVVTIVLLVDVGLAGVALFANAKSDPLQRADAIIVLAGEHDGREQYGLSLARQGWARTVVLSDPYVPGDPQMKSACAPAPGVEVICPKPEVLTTRGEAMMMRQLSEGRGWHRIIVVSWRYHLPRARLVFRQCYSTSPGSVVAVALPRDYDFSPIGWELTFFYQFAGFAKAALQGHCA; this is encoded by the coding sequence ATGCCGCGCGTTGAACTCGGCCGAGTCATTCGTCGTGTCATCGCTGTGGTCACGATCGTGCTGCTCGTCGATGTCGGGCTGGCCGGCGTGGCGTTGTTCGCCAACGCCAAATCTGATCCACTGCAGCGGGCCGACGCGATCATCGTCCTGGCCGGCGAACATGACGGCCGCGAACAGTACGGGCTGAGCCTGGCCCGGCAGGGCTGGGCCCGCACGGTCGTGCTGTCCGATCCGTATGTGCCCGGCGACCCGCAAATGAAGAGCGCCTGCGCGCCGGCGCCGGGTGTCGAGGTGATCTGCCCGAAGCCGGAGGTCCTGACGACCCGCGGCGAGGCCATGATGATGCGCCAGCTCTCCGAAGGCCGCGGATGGCACCGCATCATCGTGGTCAGCTGGCGGTACCACCTCCCGCGCGCGCGGTTGGTCTTCCGCCAGTGCTATTCGACCAGCCCTGGTTCGGTGGTTGCCGTGGCCCTGCCCCGGGACTACGACTTCTCACCGATCGGGTGGGAACTGACGTTCTTCTACCAGTTTGCCGGGTTTGCAAAGGCCGCCCTCCAGGGACACTGTGCTTGA
- a CDS encoding alpha/beta hydrolase, with amino-acid sequence MNLRRLRRAVSAGLLVAVCLTAPACQSDSAPKKAGPVTVPGIDLKPDTTGAGQVPGALVSASTFPTLDLRLKSAVSLAARIEYTSTSGITGEHTEVPGSVFVPNGTPPPGGWPIVVFGHATSGMQRECGPSGSSTLAGLSLPITALVKAGYLVSLPDYQGLGPGTAGHPYADATTVGYNVIDAARAAHKLVPESSDRWLAVGVSQGGQAAWAANELAAHYGTGLNLVGAVSLSPATDLTGLASGAAAGSLSKEQDAILQLILAALAAENPSLNLQDYRRGAVAEHWDVLASCHTEDAAARAAAIEKITPDDLRPASPQAEATLQGLLAKRSLPKEPTSAPMLVMYGGQDTLLPPDWTNKALAAACRLGDVIDIMFQPTKGHADIDVASSYDWIKDRFDGVPAPNSCPSFISTVSTQGAGQ; translated from the coding sequence ATGAACTTGCGGCGGCTGCGGCGCGCGGTCTCGGCCGGCCTGCTGGTCGCGGTGTGCCTGACCGCGCCGGCCTGCCAGAGCGATTCGGCACCGAAAAAAGCTGGGCCCGTTACGGTCCCGGGTATCGACCTCAAACCCGACACCACGGGTGCCGGCCAGGTGCCCGGCGCGCTCGTCTCGGCGTCCACGTTCCCCACGCTGGATCTGCGGCTGAAATCGGCGGTGTCGCTCGCGGCCCGCATCGAGTACACGTCGACCTCAGGGATCACCGGTGAGCACACCGAGGTGCCGGGTTCGGTGTTCGTGCCGAACGGTACGCCGCCGCCGGGCGGCTGGCCGATAGTCGTTTTCGGCCACGCGACGTCCGGCATGCAGCGGGAGTGCGGGCCGTCCGGTTCTTCGACGCTGGCCGGGCTGTCCCTGCCGATCACCGCGTTGGTCAAAGCCGGCTACCTGGTGAGCCTGCCGGACTATCAGGGGCTCGGCCCGGGCACCGCGGGCCATCCGTACGCCGACGCCACGACGGTGGGCTACAACGTCATCGACGCGGCGCGCGCGGCGCACAAGCTGGTGCCGGAGTCCTCGGACCGCTGGCTGGCCGTCGGGGTGTCCCAGGGCGGTCAAGCCGCCTGGGCCGCAAACGAACTCGCCGCCCACTACGGCACCGGACTGAACCTCGTCGGCGCCGTCAGCCTGTCACCGGCCACCGATCTCACCGGGCTGGCCTCCGGAGCCGCGGCCGGCAGCCTGTCGAAAGAGCAGGACGCCATCCTGCAGCTGATCCTCGCCGCCCTCGCGGCCGAGAACCCGTCGCTGAACCTGCAGGACTATCGCCGCGGTGCGGTCGCCGAGCACTGGGACGTCCTCGCCTCCTGCCACACCGAAGACGCCGCCGCCCGGGCCGCGGCCATCGAGAAGATCACGCCCGACGATCTGCGGCCCGCGAGCCCGCAGGCGGAGGCGACCCTGCAGGGACTGCTGGCCAAGCGGAGCCTGCCCAAGGAGCCGACGTCCGCGCCGATGCTGGTGATGTACGGCGGTCAGGACACGCTGCTGCCGCCGGACTGGACGAACAAGGCGCTCGCCGCCGCGTGCCGCCTGGGCGACGTCATCGACATCATGTTCCAGCCCACCAAGGGGCACGCCGACATCGATGTGGCCTCGTCCTACGACTGGATCAAGGACCGCTTCGACGGTGTCCCCGCGCCGAACAGTTGCCCATCTTTCATATCCACGGTATCCACGCAGGGAGCAGGACAGTGA
- a CDS encoding lipase family protein: MRRAIQWGAAVAALLLIAASLPVMWQVGSWALDKLRHGGIGDPVPVRTADLTASGPGSLISAMTMPALTNSVEGKDLQAARVVYRSTSGDTDAPTVVSGSVFTPMGQAPDGGWPVMALAHGTTGIDQSCAPSLSANLLGNVTLVQGFVHLGFAVALADYQGLGAPGVHPYTDSRTAGRNVIDSVRALRHTFRDISNRWAVFGGSQGGGAAWAADEQARTYAPELDLIGAAASVPSADVAGIVDKAVSGTMTKDQEAAFQAIIESLARLHPDLNRDDYRRGAAARYWKVLSACSGPDVAYRATAIDAIGPGDLAPVDAAAADRLRRYLRDWALPQQPLSAPMSVVYGGKDTFLDPEWTKAAIARACSLGGTVVWNFQPDGGHADIDGPGQLRWLAERFRGGEAVNDCPAQGTT; the protein is encoded by the coding sequence ATGCGCCGTGCGATCCAGTGGGGTGCCGCGGTTGCCGCTCTGCTTCTGATCGCGGCGTCGCTGCCGGTGATGTGGCAGGTCGGCAGCTGGGCGCTGGACAAACTGCGGCACGGTGGGATCGGTGACCCGGTGCCGGTCCGGACCGCCGACCTCACGGCCTCCGGCCCGGGCAGCCTGATCAGCGCGATGACCATGCCCGCCCTGACCAACTCGGTAGAGGGCAAGGATCTGCAGGCCGCCCGGGTGGTCTACCGATCCACCTCCGGTGACACCGATGCACCGACGGTCGTGTCGGGATCGGTGTTCACTCCCATGGGCCAGGCGCCCGACGGTGGCTGGCCGGTGATGGCGCTGGCCCACGGCACCACCGGCATCGACCAGTCCTGCGCGCCGTCGCTCTCGGCGAATCTGCTCGGCAACGTGACGCTGGTTCAGGGCTTCGTTCACCTCGGCTTCGCGGTTGCGCTCGCCGACTACCAGGGGCTGGGTGCGCCCGGCGTCCACCCCTACACCGACAGCCGCACCGCGGGTCGCAACGTCATCGACTCGGTGCGGGCCCTGCGCCACACCTTCCGCGACATCTCGAACCGCTGGGCCGTGTTCGGCGGCTCGCAGGGCGGCGGTGCGGCGTGGGCCGCCGACGAACAGGCCAGGACGTATGCTCCCGAACTCGACCTGATCGGCGCGGCGGCCAGTGTGCCGTCGGCGGATGTGGCGGGCATCGTCGACAAGGCTGTGTCCGGGACCATGACCAAGGACCAGGAAGCGGCGTTCCAGGCCATCATCGAGTCGCTGGCCAGGCTGCATCCGGACCTGAACCGCGACGACTACCGCCGGGGCGCGGCGGCCAGGTACTGGAAGGTGCTGTCGGCGTGTTCTGGGCCCGACGTCGCCTACCGCGCCACCGCCATCGATGCGATCGGGCCCGGCGACCTCGCGCCGGTGGACGCGGCGGCAGCCGACCGGTTGCGTCGCTACCTGCGGGACTGGGCGCTGCCGCAGCAGCCGTTGTCGGCCCCCATGTCGGTGGTATACGGCGGCAAGGACACCTTCCTTGACCCGGAGTGGACCAAGGCTGCCATCGCGCGCGCGTGTTCGCTGGGCGGTACTGTGGTCTGGAATTTTCAGCCGGACGGTGGGCACGCCGATATCGACGGTCCGGGTCAATTGCGGTGGCTGGCAGAACGATTCAGGGGAGGCGAGGCGGTCAATGACTGTCCTGCGCAGGGGACCACGTAA
- a CDS encoding sialate O-acetylesterase: MTVLRRGPRNPDGDSPIHQQLLIEAKCIVKRLIAPRGTPVEVPERPYLILPILGQSNAFGMGLPVEPDGLDRPHPLVHQWAMCGPSKGTAVLATQPLLHEIPCKYVGFGPTFAKQLAEATGRAVLLIPGARGDTSFTPKNGHTWDPADRKTRVNLYRRAVAAIDAALACFPGSEIATVLWHQGETDVPLISGAQYQAKLDSLIGDMRARYGAGLPFVLGQMVPEEMELSGKPYAAIDAVHADTPNRWPLSTFVPGPRDSFNSPDDRHYSAAGQRELGRRMWQQYREMCGGQLAEYAAR, encoded by the coding sequence ATGACTGTCCTGCGCAGGGGACCACGTAATCCCGACGGTGACAGCCCGATTCATCAGCAGTTGCTGATCGAGGCGAAATGCATCGTGAAGCGCCTCATCGCGCCCCGCGGCACACCCGTCGAGGTCCCGGAGCGGCCATACCTGATCCTGCCCATCCTCGGGCAGTCCAACGCGTTCGGCATGGGGCTGCCCGTCGAGCCCGACGGGTTGGACCGGCCACATCCGCTGGTGCACCAGTGGGCGATGTGCGGGCCGTCGAAAGGCACCGCGGTATTGGCGACGCAGCCACTGCTACACGAAATACCGTGTAAATACGTCGGTTTCGGGCCCACGTTCGCCAAGCAACTCGCTGAGGCGACCGGCCGCGCGGTGCTGCTGATTCCCGGTGCCCGGGGCGACACCTCCTTCACCCCGAAAAACGGGCACACCTGGGATCCGGCCGACCGTAAGACCCGGGTGAACCTGTACCGCCGGGCCGTGGCGGCCATCGATGCGGCACTGGCCTGTTTTCCGGGTAGCGAGATCGCCACCGTGCTCTGGCACCAGGGGGAGACCGACGTGCCGCTGATCTCCGGCGCGCAATACCAGGCCAAGCTCGATTCGCTGATCGGGGACATGCGCGCGCGGTACGGCGCCGGCCTGCCGTTCGTCCTGGGGCAGATGGTGCCCGAGGAGATGGAGCTGAGCGGCAAGCCGTACGCGGCCATCGACGCCGTGCACGCCGACACCCCGAACCGTTGGCCACTGAGCACCTTCGTGCCGGGACCGCGCGATTCGTTCAACAGCCCGGATGATCGGCACTACAGCGCCGCCGGGCAGCGCGAGCTGGGCCGCCGTATGTGGCAGCAGTACCGCGAGATGTGTGGCGGACAACTGGCGGAATATGCCGCGCGTTGA